The following is a genomic window from Massilia sp. 9096.
TAAGGATCGAAATCGCCTTTTCTCTTGTTTCTAGATACTGGAGGAGGAAAACTGACGCAGCTTGCCGCAGCTTAACGTCGGTATCATCAGCGAGAGGACCCAGTGCTTCCAGCGCTATTTTCTGCCTGCGCCACGCCTCAACAATTTTTCCTAGCAGACGGGTTTTGGCGTTAGCCTCTCTGGAGGACCCGTGCTGAATTGCGTGCCACCATGCGGTGACAGCTTCTGTGAACTTTGATCGGTCGAGATTTTCCATTACGATAGATTTGCCATGTGAAACGTCCAGTATTCGACGTCTGCTCCTGGCCGAACTCGGCCGTTCGATTTAGCTTAGCAGGTTGCCGGTCTGGAAATGTCACGAACGGTCACGACAGACAGGCACCGACCCATAGTAGATATACGACGTATATCACTTTCCATGTACTTCAGACTTTGTTCGATCCAAGGGTAGTGTCAAAGTAAGCTGAGTTAAGCAGGATGGACGGCCGGCCTTGGCCTGATTTCTTTACGAGCGGTACTGTACGGTGCCACTAGCCGAGCTAAGATAGACTTCTTAGCTAACCCAGATGGAGAGCGCCAATGACAACTTCAACCAAGCGAATCAGCCTCGGGCTACAAGGAGGCGGTTCGCTGGGCGCCTTTGGATGGGGTGTTCTCGATCGCCTCTTGCAGGAGACGGGGCTTGAAATTGCTGCAATTAGCGGTACAAGTGCCGGTAGTGTAAATGCAGCGGTACTGGCCGACGGCTATGCCTGCGGTGGCGGCAGTGAGGCCGCTCGCGCCGCACTTGAGCGTTTTTGGTACGGGCTGAGCACCATGGCATCGATGGTTAGTCCAACACGCCCGTCGCCAGTCGACTGGGCAACGGGCGGCGGTACCTTAGCCACTTCGCCGGGCTACCAATTGATGCAACTTTTCGCCGGGATCCTGGCGCCGCCTGTCTCGCCGCTGAGCATGAATCCTATGATTCCTCTGCTGAGCACGCTCATAAATTTTGAGCGTGTGCGCGCTTGCGAAGAGGTCGAACTATACGTCCCGGCTACGAATATCCGTAGCGGGACAGGGCGTATCTTCACTCGCGGCGAACTCGATGCGCGCATGATTGCAGCTTCATCCTGTCTGCCGTACGTGTTCGCACCTGTAGTTATCGATGGCGAATCGTACTGGGATGGTAGTTTCGTGGGCAATCCATCGCTGTCGCCCCTTGTTGAAAGAGGCCCGGCTGACATCGTTATCATACAAAATAATCCGATAGCGCGTCCTGGCCTACCAATGACAATGAGCGACATCATGAGTAGAACTAGCGAAATCGCTTTCAACATTAGCTTCGTGCGCGATGTCAGCGAAATACGTCATCTCGGTGGGGTGATCAACGTCGAAGATAGCGACAGCACACATTCAGCGGATGTTCGACTGCATTTAATAAGTGCTAACGAAGAGCTTCAGAAACTTCACTTGTCAAGCAAATTTAACACCGAGTTACCATTTCTGCTCCACCTCCGCGAACTTGAAGCGGCAACAGCAGACGGCTGGTTGAAGCAGAACCTTGACCATATCGGAAAAGTGTCAACGATTAACCCAGTGCTAGTACACGAGGCAAACTTGCTTAATGTAGCCAGTCTTTGAAGTATCCGTAAGTCAATCAATCGGCTCTGCAGCAAATCGTGAGATAGGCACGGTAATCCTCCCATTTTTAGAGCGAACTAAAAGTAGAGGTTAAGCGGCAAGGGCGAATTTCTGTTTTGGTGTGATGCCGCCGAGTGCCATATTAGGCAGGTCGTGGTTGTAGGTCCAAGGCCAGCGGATGGCAAATTCCTGAATCTCATCGAGCGTTCGAAGTACTTGCAGCAAATCGATTTTTGAAGAAGTTGACAGACATGCTGGATCGGGTACAAACAGCCGATGAGGCTAAGCTCCTGGAACTGCGGCGCGTCAACCCAAAGATGCAATCGATGTGCACATGGATCGCAGGTGATGGACAAGAAGCTTTCCAAGGAGCGCTCGGGGCTGCCGGTACCTAAGCCTACAACCGGCAGTAGACCCGCCGCATCTTCAGACGCGTCCCCGGACAGTGAAGGCGAAAAAGAAAAAATGAAGCGTTAAACGTCTGCTTCCGACCCATTGCAGACGTTGACGTGTAATCTAATATCTCTTTGTGAAAGAAAGACTTTGGACTATCTGTTCGCTCGACAGCAGAGTATCTACCTGCTCCTGCGCTGGTGGGAGAAGAGTGCTGTATTCCTCGTCTAGCCAAGAAACGACAGTAGTGACATCCCAAGGCCCAAGTGAAGCCATGTAGTCATCGTACTCATCTTGAATTTCTCGCCAAGACGCGTATGGCTTCCTAGATATCAGGACCCCTTCCTTTCTAGTGAAGATAATGTGTAGTTCATTCATCGAATATCCTGAAACAGCGCAAGTTACTGAGCAAGCCAGATGTCCGCTCCTGGCCGATATCTGCCTTTCGACGCCGACAGTTCTTGACTCGTTGAGGACACTACCGCGCTGAGCGAACGACAGACTGACGTTGAATGTAGCCACACTGCAAGCGTCCACCTTTGTAAGCGCCACTACTCAAAGTTGGCCACGAACTGGATGCTGGATACGTGCGGAGATGTCTCTAGCGCAGTTTTGTAGTCAGGCAGGTCGAAGACGGCTGAGCTGAACATTTCAAAGAACTCTCGACTTTCAGACGTGGGTAGGTTGTAGCCATCTAAGCGAATTATCACGCTTGCGCCTATTGAGTCAGGATAAAGTTCCGCCAGTTTGCCATCGATTGCCACATCAATGCATGTGTAAAGACGGTCTTGCAGACGCCGAAGATTGCCTGAAACGTCATCCCAAGGCCCTTGCTCGACGAGAACCATTTGCCATGGATTTCTAGCTATGAAATCTATAGTAACTTCAGACATAGAACCTTCCTAAAAAAGCAAATTTGGTAGCTCAAGTACAATCGACTGGGCGGTTGGTGAACGACCGCTTTTGGCCGATCTCGGCCGTTCAGATCAGCATAGCATGTTGCCTTAGCGGAAAAGTCACGAACGGTCACGACCGGCCGCAACCGACCCGAAGCGGTCATTAAGCTAACGGCTGCAGCTGCCTAAAAGCTGTCGCTTGCGATCCAAAGAACTTGCATTCATTGTTGGGACCGTAAAATTTTCGATAAAGCACTGTGGTCCCAACCTAGCGTAATGATCGAGGTTTCGCTTTCGGAATTTTGCAGTAGCGACAAGACGCCTCCATTCGAATCAGGAGAGGGAAAGAAGGTTACGCTTTTTAACGGCTTCGCTGACCTCGCAACTTCAACCGGAGGCATATAGACATTTTTCCGTTTAATAAAGGCTGCTACGATGTATGAGTCTAGCATTCTCCAAATTCCAATGCTTAGCGTAGATGATTCACCTTTTATACTGGATTGGTCGACACTTGAAGCCATAATGAAACTAGCATTATTGGTCGAAGGGTAGTGGCTAGGATCAATACTTGACAAAGGCATAAGCTCTGGGTCATTTCTAAAATATACCCATTCCCCGTCGCTGTTTTTACTAAAAACCTCTCCATCGCTAAAAGCGACTTGCCCCATCTTGGATGCATAAATTTCCCCTGCACATGGTCCCTCTAGGGTATTAATTCCTAGAAGGAGTATATTTTTCTGTTGACTAGGGGAGACTTTGAAAAGCAAATCGTCGAAAGATTTTCGTACCTCTAAAATACGTAATCCTGCCGTTCGTTCAGAATTCGTAGCGCAATTCCGAGCATGTTGCGCAGCTTGAGATATATCCGCAGCAAAAACCAGAACCATTGCAGCGAGTGTCGACAATAGAACTTTATGAATAGAGTAATTCATTCTCACGCTCGAATTTTGCTTTTGGAAGTGCGCTTGTGGCCGGTTAAAGACTGTCAGGCCAGCATACCCTGTTGACGAGGTAAAAAATCTTGCGAAGTATCACGGACGTCCGCAACCGACCCAGCACGGATCTTACGTCTGTCTATTCGACTGAACCAGTAAATAGAAGGTATAAGCAAGCGCCCCGAAAACGAAGTAGATGCCAATGTAGCCTGACCACATCATGAACCGTCCTTCCCAACTGCCTTCCTTGCTGAGTTTCGCATAGTAGCTCCACGCATGTCCAGGCTCGTATCGCTTCCGATGTTTGTAGTCGATTATTTGGTTTGGAATACCAAAAATGATCGCAAAAACAACAGTTAGGACTTTTAGTGCAACCATATTTATCTCTCCCGGTCCTGTCCAATCAATAATGTCCGCTTCTGGCCGATCTCGGCCGTTCATTGTACGGCAGCTGCCGACCCAAAGCAGTCTATCAACCGTTCGAAAAGATGAAGTTCACCGCCTGCTCTACCAAGGCTTGGATGGGGTGGTTCAGCTCTTGGTAAAACGACTTCATTACTAAAGAATGAGGCCCGCTTCTTTGACTACAGCGCCTATCTCCTCAGGGTGCGTTTGCACTTCCTGGTAGATCCAGGTGTAGTGATCATGTGACCAGAAATCCAGTACCTCTCTTCCCCTTAGCTCCCCCATTAGACGTTGATCCGCTCTATATTCCAAGTAGCAAACGATCAGGTGCTCATAGTTGCCTTCTTGGTCTCCCGAACCTAGGGGATAGCCAAGCGGTACGTGGGGATAAATTTTTTCGAGACGGGCGATTGCGGCTTTCGCCTCACGAGGGTGAGCAGCAACGAACCAATGCAACTGTTCGTGAACGTATGTAGACAGCAGTAGATCATCGTCCTTCCTATGACGCGTATGAACAGTAAGGATGGGGTGGCTATGAGGAATAGCATCCTCATCGACTATCACTTCTCTCGTAAATGTCCACCTCGCCGTATCGTAAGCGTCAAGAAGACGAACAAGTTGATCTCTTGTCTCTGCTTCGCGTGGACTACCATGTGCCAATCGGATCGAAACATTCCCCGCGCACATTCCACGCTGTCCGATGAGCAGACAGATTATAAAAAGGCAGAACCGGGCGAACTGCTTGTTCGTACAGGCACTCATCTAAACCCCCTGAAGAATAGTAAATGACAGCTCTTGGCCGAACCCGGCCAGCCCAACAAGCATAACATGTTGCCCAGCTGCAAAGTTTACGAACGGTTACGACAGGCCGGAACCGACCCATTGCAGACCTTCGCGGTCGAGGGCGTACAGATGTCAGTCGGTAACGGATAGCTTGATCGGTGTCCCGTCCGGAAGATCGGCAATTTGCTGAGCAATATGGCCGGAAGCTCTGATGAGTTCGTCGAGCGATATCGTCCAAGGTTATCTCCGCCGTACTCACCGCCGAGTACACCGGGAATTTTGAGGCAGTACTTTCGTCCGGGAGCAAGTGCTCCAAGCCGTTGAAAAGCCTGATCCACTAAACCACGCATATACCAGTCACTCAGGAAATCCTGGTCCTTTGACAACCGATCCAGCTCCTCTCGACATCTTGCCACTACTTCACAGCAAAGATCTTCTGGGCATAGACGCCAGTATTGCCCACGTACGTCTTTCAGGATCAGGTTGCCGAAGTCATTGGCATCTATAAGCTCGACTGGCTCAATGCCTACCCATGCCCAAGCGTTTCGAACTTCGTCAAGCGGCTGCATACTGCGTTCCCTTACTCAAGCATTCATGTGTCTGCTTCTGGCCGAATCCGCCTGTCGTTGGCAGCCGGTTACAACCCGAAGCAGACCATGCGACTACCCTC
Proteins encoded in this region:
- a CDS encoding patatin-like phospholipase family protein, whose amino-acid sequence is MTTSTKRISLGLQGGGSLGAFGWGVLDRLLQETGLEIAAISGTSAGSVNAAVLADGYACGGGSEAARAALERFWYGLSTMASMVSPTRPSPVDWATGGGTLATSPGYQLMQLFAGILAPPVSPLSMNPMIPLLSTLINFERVRACEEVELYVPATNIRSGTGRIFTRGELDARMIAASSCLPYVFAPVVIDGESYWDGSFVGNPSLSPLVERGPADIVIIQNNPIARPGLPMTMSDIMSRTSEIAFNISFVRDVSEIRHLGGVINVEDSDSTHSADVRLHLISANEELQKLHLSSKFNTELPFLLHLRELEAATADGWLKQNLDHIGKVSTINPVLVHEANLLNVASL
- a CDS encoding DUF6572 domain-containing protein, with the protein product MSEVTIDFIARNPWQMVLVEQGPWDDVSGNLRRLQDRLYTCIDVAIDGKLAELYPDSIGASVIIRLDGYNLPTSESREFFEMFSSAVFDLPDYKTALETSPHVSSIQFVANFE
- a CDS encoding T6SS immunity protein Tdi1 domain-containing protein, whose protein sequence is MQPLDEVRNAWAWVGIEPVELIDANDFGNLILKDVRGQYWRLCPEDLCCEVVARCREELDRLSKDQDFLSDWYMRGLVDQAFQRLGALAPGRKYCLKIPGVLGGEYGGDNLGRYRSTNSSELPAILLSKLPIFRTGHRSSYPLPTDICTPSTAKVCNGSVPACRNRS